Sequence from the Paenibacillus riograndensis SBR5 genome:
CTGTCTGCCGGCCGTTTCCAGTGTCCGGCAGGACGTTGTGCCCACGGCTATGATCCGTCCGCCCCGGGCTCTGGCAGCATTGAGCATATCCGCTGTCTCCTGGGACAAGACGAAATACTCGGCATGCATCACATGCTCTTCCACCTTCTCTACTGACATAGGACGGAAGGTGCCTAGTCCGACATGAAGCGTAATATAGGCAATCGTTACACCTTTTGCCTTGATCTGCTCCAGCAGCTCCCGGGTGAAATGCAGGCCTGCGGTCGGCGCGGCCGCCGAGCCTTCATGCTTGGCATACACCGTCTGGTAACGCTCGCGGTCATCCAGCGTCTCCTTGATATACGGCGGAAGCGGCATGCTTCCCAATCTGTCCAGAATTTCCTGGAATATTCCTGTATAGATGAAGCGGAGCGTCCGCCCGCCCATGTCAGCCTCGTCTTCAATCACTGCCTTGAGCTCCTCGCTGAAGATAATCACAGCTCCGGTCTTCAGCTTCTTGCCGGGCTTCACCAGCGCTTCCCAGCGGTCTTCGCCCAGACTCTTCAGCAGCAGGACCTCCGCTTTCGCACCGGTGTCTTCCTTGACGCCGAAGAGCCGGGCGGGAATCACCCGTGTATCATTCAGAACCAGCGTATCACCAGGCCGAAATTGCTCCAGTATATCCGTAAAATGCCGGTGCTCCAGTTGGCCATTCTCCTTGTTCACGAGCAGCAGCCGCGATGCACTGCGGTCGGACAGCGGAGTCTGGGCGATGAGCTCCTCCGGCAAATGGAAGTCATAATCATCTACATTCATGGTCAGTCTTCATTCCTTATTTATAGTAACGTTATTAAAGTAGTGTTGCAATATTCGCTTGTAATCATACCCTTTGTCGGCCATGCCCTTCACGCCCCATTGGGACATGCCAAGCCCGTGGCCGTTGCCCCAGCCTATAAAATAGAATCCGGAGCTGGCCGTGACTACTCTGGACGAAGCATCTGCACCCATAACTACGGTACCGCTGCCGCCCGCTGTCCCTTTGCCGGAAGCAGAGAGTATTCCAGCGCTCTGGGAGCTGTTAACCGCTGCCGTAGAGCCGTTAGCGCCTAATACAGTATAACTGCCGGCAGGTACAATATCAAACAAAGTACTCGGTAATCCGCCGAACGCCGAACGGAACAGATCGGGATATTTCACCTGCAGAATCTCCCCGTTGGCTTTTACTTGCGTGACTCTGCCCGAAGGCCCGCGCTGCGAAACCTGCAGACTGCTGATGGAAGAGGGCAATGAATTGCTGACCTTGCCTGACAGGCTTTTGAGCAGCTCCGCTGAAGTGTAAGGCCCTTTAACCCAGCTGTAGCTTCCGTTCTCATAGAACTGATCCAGAACTACGGCATTTTCGCCGGGGTTCAGCTTGCCAAGCGGACTTGCACTGCTCTCAACGACAGGCAGCGGGCGGATGTTCACATCTTTGGTGCTCGCAGTAGCTATAGCCAGGCCAGCCGCAGTTTTGCCGCCGGTCAATTGGATATTGTCCTCCCGGGCATAACCCGAGACGCCGCTGTCCAGCAGCAAGTAATACCATTTCTTCGATGCCG
This genomic interval carries:
- the queA gene encoding tRNA preQ1(34) S-adenosylmethionine ribosyltransferase-isomerase QueA — encoded protein: MNVDDYDFHLPEELIAQTPLSDRSASRLLLVNKENGQLEHRHFTDILEQFRPGDTLVLNDTRVIPARLFGVKEDTGAKAEVLLLKSLGEDRWEALVKPGKKLKTGAVIIFSEELKAVIEDEADMGGRTLRFIYTGIFQEILDRLGSMPLPPYIKETLDDRERYQTVYAKHEGSAAAPTAGLHFTRELLEQIKAKGVTIAYITLHVGLGTFRPMSVEKVEEHVMHAEYFVLSQETADMLNAARARGGRIIAVGTTSCRTLETAGRQAGGGPIQECSGWTDIFIYPGYTFTVVNALITNFHLPKSTLVMLVSALAGRENILAAYEAAIQQRYRFFSFGDAMFIY